AAATCGACACTTCGCCCTATTATATCGCCATTCGACGATTAACTATTTTGTAGTCTATGACACAGTGTAACGCAGCAGATGCATCGTTATTGGATGCAACACCAACTCAACTAGAGCTCGAACAACAATTTGCCGCACAAGCAAAAGCGCTGGCTCACCCTGCTAGAGTGCGCATTTTGAAAACACTCTTGGTTCTTGAAAGTATGGGCGGTTGTTTGAATAGTGATTTGGTCTCTCAGTTAGGTTTAGCACAATCAACCGTGTCAGAGCACTTAAGAATCTTGAAAGCTGCTGGCTTTATTATCGCGGAGCCTAATCCGCCGAAAATCTGTTATCGCGTGTCGCCAAATGCGACAAAACAGTTTATTGGTCTTTTCGAGCAGATCACTCAGTAATAACGATTAGTTTGGGGCTCATCCCCCAAACTATTCAAAATTTTTTGCATTATCACATCGTCATTCGACGATAAACGAAGAGAAACGTTATGAATGCTTCAACCCAACAGATAAAAACACCGAAAATGGGCTTTTTAGATCGCTACCTCACTTTATGGATATTTCTCGCCATGGCGCTTGGGGTATCGCTAGGTGCTCTATTCCCGCAAATCGCTCAATGGAATGATGCCATGTCGGTTGGCACAACCAATATCCCACTTGCGATTGGCTTAATCCTAATGATGTATCCACCTCTAGCGAAGGTAGACTACAGCCTACTCGGTAAAGTCAAAAAAGATAAACAAGCTATCAAACTCTCTTTGTTTATGAACTGGATTGTC
The genomic region above belongs to Vibrio ponticus and contains:
- a CDS encoding ArsR/SmtB family transcription factor, which gives rise to MTQCNAADASLLDATPTQLELEQQFAAQAKALAHPARVRILKTLLVLESMGGCLNSDLVSQLGLAQSTVSEHLRILKAAGFIIAEPNPPKICYRVSPNATKQFIGLFEQITQ